The following coding sequences lie in one Fusibacter sp. A1 genomic window:
- a CDS encoding HAD family hydrolase: MQDLRTFIFDLDGTLLKMDTELFMNLYFGEMTKHFSGIIESQTLIDSILASTKTTVMNTDHLTNESVFWGDFNQRMSEHKEIIIKEIANYYETGYLKTRQATMRSQHMITAVKLLKQKGYDVVIATNPLFPRKAILDRIRWAGFEPEDFSYITSFENNHYCKPHLEFYREVLSDIRRQAKECMMVGNDAQEDMVVSKLGVKTWLVEDCLINRKAELPPVDHKGSSEAFLNWVKNL; the protein is encoded by the coding sequence ATGCAAGACTTAAGAACTTTCATATTCGATTTAGACGGAACACTGCTGAAAATGGACACGGAGCTGTTTATGAATCTCTATTTTGGAGAAATGACAAAACACTTCAGTGGGATCATCGAAAGCCAGACATTGATAGACTCCATACTAGCCTCGACAAAAACAACAGTGATGAACACGGATCACCTGACAAACGAAAGTGTTTTTTGGGGCGATTTCAATCAGCGTATGTCGGAGCATAAGGAAATCATCATAAAGGAGATCGCCAACTATTACGAGACCGGCTATCTAAAAACCAGACAGGCGACAATGAGAAGTCAACACATGATAACCGCTGTGAAGCTACTCAAGCAAAAAGGCTACGACGTCGTTATCGCAACCAATCCGCTGTTTCCTCGAAAAGCGATTCTCGATAGAATCAGATGGGCCGGATTTGAGCCTGAGGATTTCAGCTATATCACCTCATTCGAAAACAACCACTACTGCAAGCCTCATCTTGAGTTTTACAGGGAAGTCTTATCTGACATAAGAAGACAAGCAAAAGAATGCATGATGGTAGGCAACGACGCCCAAGAGGACATGGTCGTCTCCAAACTGGGTGTCAAAACGTGGCTTGTGGAGGACTGCCTGATCAACAGAAAAGCAGAACTTCCACCCGTTGACCACAAAGGCAGTTCCGAAGCATTTTTGAACTGGGTCAAAAACCTATAA
- the pepF gene encoding oligoendopeptidase F — MKNRNDVNESLKWSIDEMFTEASFDALIKTVKVQIKELTTYKGKLSLDGDILSVVLKLRDELELNLADLFTYSHMKLDENTKNTTSQTRFERASAVAIEAAAAVSFIEPELLGLDAAGLLEKVKSETALSDYDHMIDNLIRQQEHVLTPEAEQLIAMFGDVQGAAQAIFGMLDNADITYEDVTMPNGDIEPLTKGGYIKFMEDADQEVRKAAFVNFYKSYEALKNTIASTYTSSVKKDIALSKIRGYDSAVQMSLDSDNIEVAVYDNLVAAINEKVDLMHRYVGLRKKMLGVEELHIYDVYAPLVAEAKREIPFDEAYEMVLEGLKPLGREYEKLLLEARDNRWIDVYETEGKRGGAYSWGTYRSKPYILLNYQNNLNDVFTLAHELGHSLHSHFSNKAQPSVKSGYSLFVAEVASTVNEAIMMRYLLEHTTEREERLFLLNHFMEQFKGTVFRQTMFAEFEKKAYEAFEQDNPLSVDDLSKMYFDLNKTYFGPEMILDDAIKYEWMRIPHFYNAFYVYKYATGFSAAMAISKRILDGTEGALEGYFEFLKSGGSVYPLDALKLAGVDMSEPGAIIEALSVFDEVLDEFEALV; from the coding sequence ATGAAAAACAGAAATGATGTAAATGAATCACTTAAATGGTCCATCGACGAGATGTTCACAGAAGCGTCCTTCGATGCTCTGATCAAGACGGTTAAAGTACAGATCAAAGAACTGACAACCTACAAAGGAAAGCTTTCCTTAGACGGTGATATCCTGTCGGTGGTGCTTAAACTGAGAGACGAACTTGAACTGAACCTGGCGGACCTTTTCACCTACTCGCACATGAAACTGGATGAGAACACAAAAAATACGACGTCTCAGACAAGATTCGAACGTGCCAGCGCGGTTGCGATCGAAGCTGCAGCTGCCGTGTCGTTTATCGAGCCCGAACTGCTTGGTTTAGATGCGGCGGGGCTTCTTGAAAAAGTGAAATCAGAAACTGCGCTCAGCGACTACGACCACATGATCGACAATCTGATCAGGCAGCAGGAGCACGTGCTCACTCCCGAGGCGGAGCAGCTAATCGCCATGTTCGGAGATGTTCAGGGAGCGGCCCAGGCCATCTTTGGAATGCTCGATAATGCGGATATCACCTATGAGGATGTCACCATGCCAAACGGCGACATAGAACCGCTCACCAAGGGCGGGTATATCAAGTTTATGGAGGATGCCGACCAAGAGGTCAGAAAAGCGGCGTTCGTCAATTTTTACAAGAGTTATGAAGCCCTTAAGAATACCATCGCTTCGACTTATACCTCGTCTGTCAAAAAGGACATCGCCCTTTCAAAAATCAGAGGATATGATTCGGCTGTCCAGATGTCTCTGGATAGTGACAATATCGAAGTGGCCGTATATGACAATTTGGTTGCGGCAATCAATGAAAAGGTCGATCTGATGCACCGCTATGTAGGACTGAGAAAAAAGATGCTTGGAGTGGAAGAACTGCACATCTATGATGTCTACGCACCGCTTGTCGCTGAGGCAAAACGTGAAATTCCCTTCGATGAGGCATATGAAATGGTACTTGAGGGACTTAAACCCCTTGGAAGAGAATATGAGAAGCTTCTATTAGAAGCTCGTGACAATCGCTGGATTGACGTGTATGAGACAGAAGGTAAGAGAGGCGGCGCCTATTCGTGGGGAACCTACAGGTCAAAGCCGTATATACTGCTCAATTACCAGAACAACCTGAATGACGTCTTCACACTCGCCCACGAGCTTGGACATTCGCTGCACAGCCATTTTTCAAACAAGGCGCAGCCATCCGTGAAATCCGGTTACTCGCTATTTGTCGCTGAGGTGGCATCGACTGTGAACGAGGCGATCATGATGAGATACCTCCTCGAGCATACCACTGAGCGCGAAGAGAGACTCTTCCTGCTCAATCACTTCATGGAACAGTTCAAAGGTACCGTATTCAGGCAAACCATGTTCGCTGAATTCGAGAAGAAGGCCTACGAGGCGTTTGAGCAGGATAATCCACTTAGTGTGGACGACTTGTCTAAGATGTATTTCGATCTGAATAAGACCTATTTTGGCCCTGAGATGATCCTAGACGATGCCATCAAGTACGAGTGGATGCGTATCCCTCATTTTTACAATGCCTTCTACGTTTATAAATACGCAACCGGCTTCTCTGCCGCGATGGCGATATCAAAAAGAATCCTGGATGGAACCGAAGGCGCCTTGGAAGGATATTTCGAGTTTCTAAAATCCGGTGGGTCGGTCTACCCTCTTGATGCCCTAAAGCTTGCGGGCGTAGACATGTCAGAACCAGGTGCCATCATCGAAGCCTTGTCGGTATTCGACGAAGTGCTTGATGAATTTGAAGCTTTGGTCTAA
- a CDS encoding nucleoid-associated protein: MMDLRHIENVVLDKAVLHVLDTQMDEPILAQQLLDLDREDVHEFITKHALKALTDEGAFKAKFMPGTAMIERSMRLLDEDDFLEASYELALRLFNMIKETKEPSCDLLVIKFHTGNISAYGLMKLDFQKSYIHEIEFNESSFNVNIVAQEIALPSQQQKVMQCAFGVPVSDDNEYDLIVLNKKRSSDEEEKIRFVKIFLNATREFDYKDKTKTLKKTIEDWAQKNLKEDFDTASELRKSVDDKLRYHALVSAEDLAKEALAHDTNARHSLITKLEQQGIASDEKFEIDKRFVDKKMKSKTIRTDTGFVIRGDFELFEDDGFIEVQRNGDGTVNYIIKGVRHTKEK; the protein is encoded by the coding sequence ATGATGGATTTAAGACATATAGAAAACGTGGTGCTTGATAAGGCGGTGCTTCACGTGCTTGATACACAGATGGACGAGCCTATTCTTGCACAGCAGCTTTTAGACTTGGACCGTGAGGATGTGCATGAATTTATCACCAAACATGCGCTAAAGGCGCTGACCGACGAGGGTGCTTTCAAGGCCAAATTCATGCCAGGTACGGCGATGATCGAAAGAAGTATGCGGCTTTTGGATGAGGATGACTTTTTAGAGGCGTCCTATGAGCTGGCCCTAAGACTCTTCAACATGATCAAGGAAACAAAGGAACCTTCGTGCGACCTCTTGGTCATCAAGTTCCATACGGGAAACATTTCGGCTTATGGACTGATGAAGCTTGATTTTCAAAAATCGTATATCCACGAAATCGAGTTTAATGAGTCGTCGTTCAATGTGAACATCGTCGCTCAAGAAATCGCGCTGCCGTCACAACAGCAAAAGGTCATGCAGTGCGCATTCGGCGTACCTGTGAGTGATGACAACGAATACGACCTGATCGTTCTGAACAAGAAACGCTCAAGCGATGAAGAAGAGAAAATACGATTTGTGAAGATCTTTTTAAACGCAACCCGTGAGTTCGACTATAAGGACAAGACCAAGACGCTCAAAAAGACGATCGAGGACTGGGCGCAAAAAAACCTGAAAGAGGATTTTGACACTGCGAGCGAGTTGAGAAAATCAGTGGATGACAAGCTGAGATACCACGCGCTTGTTTCTGCCGAGGATCTTGCCAAAGAAGCGCTTGCCCATGATACGAATGCAAGACACAGCCTGATCACAAAACTTGAGCAGCAGGGTATCGCAAGTGATGAGAAGTTTGAAATCGACAAGCGTTTTGTCGACAAGAAGATGAAAAGCAAGACGATCCGCACAGACACGGGATTTGTCATCCGAGGCGATTTCGAACTTTTCGAAGACGACGGATTTATCGAAGTGCAGCGAAACGGTGACGGAACAGTGAACTACATCATCAAAGGTGTGAGGCATACCAAAGAGAAGTAA
- a CDS encoding ABC transporter permease, with protein sequence MIRTTRGQFIAVTVVLAVGLLSYVSLNMTLLNLETTVNTYYEMTNTADIFSEVMRVPESQIEQLLSIPGVTGVNGRVIQNVKFDTGNELEKSTIRLISIPESGEIISSNYIVDGKPPAEDNEVMLLEMYAAARNLKVGSEFEVVIAGKHKKLIVSAIVANPEYIYLIEDEQSLLPDPAAFGVGYVTEQFAQSQLGFSSSYNSLVFKIDENIDEDDMINQLEKKIEKYGVIRLFKRDDLISARMVNEEIKQGKKSANVVPVLFLAVAAFIIAVMIGRIVKNDRITIGVFKAMGYSNLDIIWHYTKYALLIGLIGSAAGMLSGAALANQLAQVYTDTVFNIPILIGQVYPQYLALAMVLGSTFCIAAGFWGAKGIMEIHPAESMRPEAPKTGRRIMLERWSVFWNRVSFSWKIVIRNIFRSKRRVLFIVLGIALTFAITLLPFYMMDAFFNMFDEQYGVMYTMDYTLTLSKVVDESVAFEIGDLVDADVIEPIVEFPFEINRGWKSKIVNILGIVDESQMYHFSNVNGEPIPLPSEGIALTEGLAGLLQVHVGDEVTISSFIPGRDDESIVVTAIVEQPLGVNAYMNIGYMQRTLLDDGFVNGVVLKGDEIDAGVFDTVEHIKSAESLTDLMKIFEQFTTLTYSSIVVMIVASGILGFAIVYNSTIMSINERKLEFSSLRVLGFDKKDIFKMIQRENMVMTFFGILIGIPMGASMIDTMMKSFSSELYTMKVDSNPSIYILTGVMTLLFVLIAQFATYEKIQKLDFIEALKARVS encoded by the coding sequence ATGATACGAACGACGCGTGGTCAGTTTATCGCTGTTACTGTAGTACTTGCAGTCGGCCTTTTATCTTATGTGTCGCTTAATATGACACTCCTCAATTTAGAGACGACGGTAAATACCTACTACGAAATGACCAACACCGCAGATATCTTCTCTGAAGTGATGCGCGTTCCAGAAAGTCAGATAGAACAGCTCTTGTCGATTCCGGGAGTGACCGGCGTCAATGGCAGGGTGATTCAGAATGTAAAATTCGATACTGGCAATGAGCTTGAAAAATCTACAATTAGGCTGATTTCTATCCCTGAATCGGGTGAAATCATCAGTTCCAATTATATTGTGGACGGAAAACCTCCTGCCGAGGACAATGAAGTGATGCTGCTTGAGATGTATGCCGCTGCAAGAAATCTGAAAGTCGGCAGTGAGTTTGAAGTGGTCATCGCAGGAAAACACAAAAAACTGATCGTATCGGCGATCGTCGCCAATCCGGAGTACATCTACCTGATTGAAGATGAGCAGAGTCTGCTGCCTGATCCTGCCGCGTTTGGAGTCGGATATGTCACAGAACAGTTCGCCCAGTCGCAGCTGGGATTCAGCAGCTCTTATAACAGCTTGGTCTTTAAGATCGATGAGAACATCGATGAAGACGATATGATCAATCAGCTTGAAAAGAAGATTGAGAAGTATGGTGTGATAAGACTCTTTAAACGAGACGACCTGATCAGTGCGAGAATGGTCAACGAAGAGATCAAACAAGGTAAGAAAAGCGCGAATGTGGTGCCGGTACTATTTTTGGCGGTAGCCGCATTCATCATCGCTGTGATGATCGGTAGGATTGTCAAAAATGACAGAATCACTATCGGCGTGTTTAAGGCGATGGGCTACTCCAACCTAGATATCATATGGCATTATACAAAATATGCGCTTCTTATCGGCCTCATAGGGTCGGCTGCTGGAATGCTCAGTGGAGCGGCCCTTGCAAACCAGCTGGCTCAGGTCTATACGGATACCGTATTCAATATTCCGATTCTGATCGGTCAGGTATACCCGCAGTATCTGGCACTTGCGATGGTGCTTGGAAGTACATTCTGCATAGCTGCTGGATTCTGGGGAGCAAAAGGGATCATGGAGATCCATCCCGCGGAGTCGATGCGACCTGAGGCTCCGAAAACAGGAAGAAGGATCATGCTGGAGCGCTGGAGTGTGTTTTGGAACCGCGTCAGCTTTTCATGGAAAATCGTCATCAGAAATATTTTTAGAAGCAAAAGACGAGTTCTGTTCATCGTCCTTGGAATCGCACTCACCTTTGCGATAACCCTCTTGCCTTTTTACATGATGGACGCGTTCTTCAACATGTTCGATGAGCAGTACGGAGTCATGTACACCATGGACTATACCCTGACGCTTTCAAAAGTCGTGGACGAATCGGTAGCCTTTGAAATAGGCGATCTTGTCGATGCCGATGTGATTGAACCCATCGTGGAGTTCCCGTTTGAGATCAATCGGGGATGGAAAAGCAAGATTGTCAACATTCTAGGTATTGTCGATGAGTCACAGATGTATCATTTTTCAAATGTGAATGGCGAGCCCATACCGCTACCATCTGAAGGGATCGCGCTGACAGAAGGTCTTGCAGGTCTCTTGCAGGTACATGTTGGAGACGAAGTGACGATTTCGTCGTTTATTCCCGGCCGGGACGATGAGTCGATCGTGGTGACCGCGATTGTCGAGCAACCCCTTGGTGTGAACGCCTATATGAATATCGGATACATGCAAAGAACGCTCCTTGATGACGGTTTTGTTAACGGAGTCGTCTTAAAAGGTGATGAAATCGATGCGGGCGTCTTTGATACGGTCGAGCATATCAAGTCGGCAGAGTCCTTGACCGACCTGATGAAAATATTCGAACAGTTCACCACGCTCACCTATTCGTCCATCGTAGTGATGATTGTCGCATCTGGGATTCTGGGGTTTGCAATCGTCTATAATTCGACCATCATGAGCATCAATGAACGAAAATTGGAGTTTTCTTCACTAAGAGTACTCGGTTTTGATAAGAAAGATATTTTCAAGATGATACAAAGAGAAAACATGGTGATGACATTCTTTGGCATCTTGATAGGAATTCCCATGGGTGCCAGCATGATCGACACCATGATGAAGTCGTTCAGCAGTGAGCTTTACACGATGAAGGTGGACTCAAATCCGTCGATTTATATACTGACGGGAGTCATGACGTTGCTCTTTGTTCTTATCGCTCAATTCGCGACCTATGAAAAAATTCAAAAGCTTGACTTTATAGAAGCGCTCAAAGCGCGTGTATCTTAG
- a CDS encoding RluA family pseudouridine synthase has protein sequence MRMKLTGSYNNLIYKVEETQGKTLLEVLIEDMGVSTRMIRNVKRQKALTLNGHVVSVSGKARKGDVIELKFIEEPHQIYPNDIPIQVIYEDEDLVVINKQTDMVAHPTKGHPSHTLSNAVRHYALSKGEDYKPRLVNRLDRDTTGIMIFAKNAYGQHIVSEEMKADRVEKYYRALVHGKFQIKKGEINEPIERESAESMKRIVRPDGKESLTLYEVEQELSNTTLVKIQLKTGRTHQIRVHMNHLGHPLVGDALYGSFERMAIDRQALHACEMRFKTPRNGEVTIVAPLPEDIKNAVQFLS, from the coding sequence ATGAGGATGAAACTGACAGGAAGCTACAACAATTTAATATACAAGGTCGAAGAGACCCAGGGTAAGACCCTGCTCGAGGTGCTGATCGAGGATATGGGCGTGTCCACGAGGATGATCAGAAACGTGAAACGTCAAAAGGCTTTGACCCTTAACGGGCATGTCGTTTCGGTGAGCGGCAAGGCAAGAAAAGGGGATGTGATCGAGCTTAAGTTTATCGAAGAACCCCATCAGATCTACCCCAATGATATACCCATACAAGTCATTTACGAAGACGAGGACCTTGTTGTGATCAACAAGCAGACCGACATGGTCGCTCATCCCACCAAGGGGCATCCGTCACATACGCTGTCGAACGCTGTCAGGCATTATGCGCTTTCAAAGGGTGAAGACTACAAACCGAGACTGGTGAATCGACTTGACCGCGATACCACGGGTATCATGATTTTTGCAAAAAACGCCTATGGACAGCATATCGTATCAGAAGAAATGAAAGCGGACAGGGTCGAGAAGTATTATAGGGCTCTTGTTCATGGAAAGTTCCAGATCAAAAAAGGTGAAATCAACGAACCAATCGAAAGGGAATCCGCAGAAAGTATGAAAAGGATCGTACGACCGGACGGTAAGGAATCGTTGACGCTTTACGAAGTGGAACAGGAACTAAGCAACACCACGCTGGTGAAAATTCAGCTTAAGACAGGAAGGACCCATCAGATCAGAGTGCATATGAACCATTTAGGGCATCCGCTAGTCGGTGACGCGCTTTATGGTTCGTTTGAAAGAATGGCGATCGACAGACAGGCGCTACACGCATGTGAGATGAGATTCAAAACGCCTAGAAACGGAGAGGTGACAATTGTCGCACCTCTGCCGGAAGATATCAAAAACGCGGTACAGTTTTTAAGTTAA
- a CDS encoding enoyl-ACP reductase, whose protein sequence is MLMNNKKVVVMGVANKWSIAWGIARKLRDNGADVIYTYYGDSSERNLKKILAKENDEDALLISCDVTNDEDIARAFNEISEKIGKIDGVVHSIAHAKKEELEGRYLDTSRDGYLMAQEISSYSLVATTKQAVKHLNEDGAIITLTYLGGERVVPNYNVMGVAKAALEASVKYLAADIGKDGFRINALSAGPIKTLAAKGVSGLDEMKDAYLAKAPLKRMVTHDDISKTAMFLVSDLSSGVTGETIHVDCGFHIIGV, encoded by the coding sequence ATGTTAATGAATAATAAAAAGGTCGTAGTCATGGGGGTTGCCAACAAGTGGTCGATCGCTTGGGGCATCGCTAGAAAACTCAGAGACAACGGCGCGGACGTCATTTACACGTATTACGGTGACTCAAGCGAACGGAATTTGAAAAAGATATTGGCAAAAGAAAACGACGAAGACGCGCTTTTAATCTCATGCGATGTGACAAACGATGAAGATATCGCAAGAGCATTCAATGAGATCAGTGAAAAGATCGGAAAAATAGATGGTGTGGTCCATAGTATCGCCCATGCTAAAAAAGAAGAACTCGAAGGCAGATACCTTGACACATCAAGAGACGGTTACCTGATGGCTCAGGAAATCAGCTCGTACTCTTTGGTCGCTACAACAAAACAGGCTGTAAAGCATCTGAACGAGGACGGCGCGATCATTACTTTGACCTACCTTGGTGGTGAAAGGGTTGTACCGAACTACAATGTGATGGGAGTCGCAAAAGCGGCACTTGAAGCAAGTGTCAAATACCTTGCTGCGGATATCGGCAAAGACGGCTTTAGAATCAACGCCCTATCGGCAGGTCCGATCAAGACGCTTGCTGCAAAAGGCGTTTCAGGACTAGATGAGATGAAAGACGCATACCTTGCAAAAGCACCTCTTAAACGCATGGTCACTCACGATGATATTTCAAAAACTGCGATGTTCCTTGTATCCGACCTTTCGAGCGGAGTGACAGGAGAGACGATTCACGTCGATTGCGGGTTTCATATTATCGGCGTTTAG
- a CDS encoding efflux RND transporter periplasmic adaptor subunit produces MKKLMKNKWLWIISVVCVIAAGAYYMQMGSTGELVKVYEVDKGPVVDYIEDTGEVIAEQSATIYSDLTAKVETINVDIGDEVKKGDILFTLDDDALQYQLEVLKATKAGLTASKSELEKPTDSNLLQKLSAVVNSAKLAYEQLSDQLKTQEALLESGAVSQSVVDDLSSAVDIAYANYQAAVNDYQMAKKGTSGNVVDQAKSSLAAVDVQISELESMIAKASVTAPYEGVVVTKHVSIGDYVATGMPLVTIDQLGQMYIKADLLADDIMMLEVGARVVISNDSGIETQGKIRKIYPKAHTKVSDLGVEQKRVTVEIEFDSQVGMKLGYEYDLEVVLKEVEGIRIPDSAYFKINGNGHVFLVKDMEVVLTQIETLTEGVDYYEVSGLQVGDMVVQSPATELEDGMTVQLEEESIMDER; encoded by the coding sequence ATGAAGAAATTGATGAAAAACAAGTGGCTTTGGATCATTAGCGTTGTATGCGTGATCGCAGCGGGCGCGTATTATATGCAAATGGGATCGACAGGCGAACTGGTCAAGGTATACGAGGTCGATAAGGGACCTGTTGTCGATTATATTGAAGACACGGGTGAGGTAATCGCGGAACAATCCGCTACAATCTACAGCGACCTGACCGCTAAGGTCGAGACGATCAATGTCGATATCGGCGATGAAGTGAAAAAAGGCGATATTCTATTCACACTCGACGACGATGCGCTGCAGTATCAGCTTGAAGTGCTCAAGGCGACAAAGGCAGGACTGACCGCAAGCAAATCGGAGCTTGAGAAACCCACTGACAGCAATCTGCTACAAAAGCTTAGCGCGGTGGTAAACAGCGCCAAACTCGCGTATGAACAGCTTTCGGATCAACTTAAGACGCAAGAGGCGCTGCTCGAAAGCGGTGCGGTGAGCCAATCTGTGGTAGATGACTTATCAAGCGCCGTGGACATTGCCTATGCCAATTATCAGGCGGCCGTAAACGACTATCAGATGGCCAAGAAGGGAACCAGCGGCAACGTGGTCGACCAAGCGAAAAGCTCGCTTGCGGCTGTCGATGTGCAAATTTCAGAACTGGAATCGATGATCGCAAAAGCGTCGGTGACAGCACCTTATGAAGGGGTGGTCGTCACAAAACATGTCAGCATCGGCGACTATGTGGCGACGGGCATGCCGCTTGTCACAATCGATCAGCTAGGGCAGATGTACATCAAGGCCGACCTGCTCGCAGACGATATCATGATGCTTGAAGTAGGAGCGCGAGTTGTGATTTCGAATGATTCAGGGATCGAGACCCAAGGGAAAATCAGAAAAATCTATCCTAAGGCACATACAAAGGTTTCAGACCTTGGTGTCGAGCAAAAAAGAGTGACGGTAGAGATTGAGTTTGACAGCCAGGTAGGTATGAAGCTTGGCTATGAATATGACCTTGAAGTCGTTTTAAAAGAAGTGGAAGGTATCAGAATTCCAGACAGCGCCTACTTTAAAATCAATGGAAACGGTCACGTGTTCCTTGTGAAAGACATGGAGGTCGTATTGACCCAAATTGAAACATTGACAGAAGGTGTCGACTACTACGAGGTAAGCGGGCTACAGGTAGGAGACATGGTGGTCCAGTCACCTGCAACAGAACTGGAGGACGGAATGACCGTTCAACTTGAAGAAGAAAGCATCATGGACGAGAGGTAA
- a CDS encoding TetR/AcrR family transcriptional regulator, which translates to MATINLREKKKEKIKNEILVQAERIFNEKGYENTSMADIAVASDIAVGTIYNYYKSKPEVYISVMTGATSPEMDEDFFKETMKIDDLTDMVMAYLHKYIAPYLKIDSKIMMSMTKAMVNAGLDSPMIQALVKIDLMVLNKLVKAFEVKVDQGVLPESFNCRLHAESIYSIAGCEILYTYFDNGRSMDTVYERIEEKVNAYFANKWD; encoded by the coding sequence GTGGCCACGATTAACTTACGAGAGAAGAAAAAAGAAAAGATAAAGAATGAAATACTGGTTCAAGCAGAGCGGATATTTAATGAAAAAGGGTATGAAAATACGAGTATGGCTGATATCGCTGTGGCGAGCGACATAGCCGTGGGAACCATTTACAACTATTATAAGTCAAAGCCCGAAGTCTATATTTCGGTGATGACAGGCGCTACGAGTCCTGAAATGGATGAGGACTTCTTTAAAGAAACCATGAAAATCGACGACCTGACGGATATGGTGATGGCTTATCTTCATAAGTACATCGCTCCGTATTTAAAAATCGATTCAAAGATCATGATGTCGATGACCAAGGCCATGGTCAATGCGGGACTGGACAGCCCCATGATCCAGGCGCTGGTCAAGATCGACCTGATGGTGCTCAACAAGCTTGTGAAGGCGTTTGAAGTGAAGGTGGACCAAGGCGTGCTCCCTGAAAGCTTCAACTGCAGGCTTCATGCGGAAAGCATCTACAGCATCGCAGGATGTGAGATTTTGTATACCTACTTTGATAACGGTAGGTCGATGGATACGGTTTATGAAAGAATCGAAGAAAAAGTCAATGCTTATTTCGCGAACAAATGGGATTGA
- a CDS encoding ABC transporter ATP-binding protein, which produces MSFLKVDGVTKVYQMGEIEVEALKGVDFAINEGEFVVILGPSGSGKSTLLNILGGMDMPTKGDVVLRGTSLTQLGEKGLTKFRRDHVGFVFQFYNLMANLTGKENVELATEICKNPLDIDKVLSDVGLADRSDHFPSQMSGGEQQRVAIARAVAKNPEVLLCDEPTGALDYTTGIKILQLLHQVNKDYHKTVMVITHNASIAAMADRVIKMRSGLVTENYINENPIDPEGIEW; this is translated from the coding sequence ATGAGTTTTCTTAAAGTGGATGGAGTTACAAAAGTATATCAAATGGGAGAAATTGAGGTTGAAGCGCTTAAAGGCGTTGACTTTGCGATTAACGAGGGTGAATTCGTAGTGATTCTTGGACCTTCCGGTTCTGGTAAGAGTACGCTGCTGAACATCCTTGGCGGAATGGATATGCCCACAAAAGGAGACGTCGTTCTTCGCGGTACGTCCCTTACCCAATTAGGTGAAAAGGGACTGACCAAGTTCAGACGTGACCATGTGGGTTTTGTCTTTCAGTTTTACAATCTGATGGCCAATCTGACCGGTAAGGAAAACGTGGAACTTGCAACAGAGATATGCAAGAATCCGCTCGATATCGACAAAGTGCTTAGCGATGTGGGATTGGCGGATAGAAGCGATCATTTTCCTTCGCAAATGAGCGGTGGCGAACAACAACGTGTCGCAATCGCAAGGGCGGTCGCAAAGAACCCCGAAGTGCTGCTATGCGATGAGCCTACAGGGGCGCTTGACTATACGACGGGTATCAAGATACTGCAGCTGCTGCATCAGGTGAACAAGGACTATCATAAGACAGTGATGGTCATCACGCATAACGCATCGATTGCGGCAATGGCGGATAGGGTGATTAAAATGCGAAGCGGTCTAGTGACGGAAAATTACATCAACGAAAATCCGATAGATCCAGAAGGGATTGAGTGGTAA